The Streptomyces avermitilis MA-4680 = NBRC 14893 genome contains a region encoding:
- a CDS encoding YifB family Mg chelatase-like AAA ATPase, with translation MGFARTCSVALVGVEGVVVEVQAGLEPGVAAFTLVGLPDKSLTESKDRVRSAVVNSGGEWPQKKLTVGLSPASVPKGGSGFDLAVACAVLGAAERIDPRVLADIVMIGELGLDGRVRPVRGVLPAVLAAADAGYEQVVVPECAAAEASLVPGVSVLGVRSLRQLVAVLTDEPFPEEDPDEQGRPDPLLAGLRMPGTGAATGIHSVGAAPLDLGHDLADVVGQLSARTAVEVAAAGGHHLFLEGPPGAGKTMLAERLPTVLPRLGRDESLEVTAVHSVAGLLPGGKPLVDAAPYCAPHHSATMQALVGGGQGVARPGAVSLAHRGVLFLDEAPEFSGQALDALRQPLESGHVVIARSAGVVRFPARFLMVLAANPCPCGRLSQRDTLCECPPATIRRYQARLSGPLLDRVDLRVEVEPVTRAELTVRGARGESTRAVADRVRAARERSATRLTGTPWRTNSEVPGRELRSHWQAVPGAMEEAERGLERGVLSARGLDRVLRVAWTVADLSGHDRPDAGDVALALQLRTGVPRGVPMMIGASA, from the coding sequence ATGGGATTCGCCCGTACGTGTTCGGTGGCACTGGTCGGCGTCGAGGGCGTGGTGGTCGAGGTCCAGGCGGGCCTGGAGCCCGGGGTCGCGGCGTTCACGCTGGTGGGGCTGCCGGACAAGAGCCTGACGGAGAGCAAGGACCGGGTCAGGTCGGCGGTGGTCAACTCCGGCGGCGAGTGGCCCCAGAAGAAGCTGACGGTGGGTCTGAGCCCGGCATCCGTGCCGAAGGGCGGCTCGGGGTTCGATCTTGCCGTCGCGTGCGCCGTGCTGGGTGCCGCCGAGCGCATCGACCCGCGTGTGCTGGCCGACATCGTCATGATCGGCGAGCTCGGGCTCGACGGGAGGGTGCGGCCGGTCAGGGGCGTCCTGCCGGCGGTCCTGGCCGCAGCGGACGCGGGGTACGAACAGGTGGTGGTGCCGGAGTGCGCCGCGGCCGAGGCCTCGCTGGTCCCCGGCGTGTCCGTGCTCGGTGTACGCAGCCTCCGGCAGCTGGTCGCCGTGCTCACGGATGAGCCGTTCCCCGAAGAGGACCCCGACGAGCAGGGGCGGCCGGATCCGCTGCTGGCGGGCCTGCGCATGCCCGGTACCGGCGCGGCCACCGGCATCCACAGCGTGGGCGCCGCGCCTCTCGACCTCGGCCATGACCTCGCCGACGTGGTCGGGCAGCTCTCGGCGCGTACGGCGGTGGAGGTGGCCGCCGCCGGCGGTCACCATCTGTTCCTCGAAGGGCCGCCGGGAGCCGGCAAGACGATGCTCGCCGAGCGGCTGCCCACGGTCCTGCCACGGCTCGGCCGGGACGAGTCGCTGGAGGTCACCGCGGTGCATTCGGTCGCGGGGCTGCTGCCTGGGGGCAAACCTCTGGTGGACGCCGCTCCCTACTGCGCCCCGCACCACTCGGCCACGATGCAGGCACTGGTCGGCGGTGGCCAGGGCGTCGCCCGGCCGGGCGCGGTGTCGCTGGCTCATCGAGGGGTGCTCTTCCTCGACGAGGCGCCGGAGTTCAGCGGCCAGGCTCTCGACGCGCTGCGGCAGCCCCTGGAGTCAGGGCATGTGGTGATCGCACGCAGTGCGGGCGTGGTGCGGTTCCCGGCCAGGTTCCTGATGGTGCTCGCGGCCAACCCGTGCCCCTGTGGGCGATTGTCGCAACGGGACACCCTGTGCGAATGCCCGCCCGCGACGATCCGCCGCTACCAGGCCAGGCTCTCGGGACCGTTGCTCGACCGGGTCGACCTGAGGGTCGAGGTGGAGCCGGTCACGCGGGCCGAGCTGACGGTGCGCGGGGCCCGGGGCGAGTCGACGCGGGCGGTGGCCGACCGGGTGCGAGCCGCCCGTGAGCGCTCCGCGACGCGGTTGACCGGGACACCCTGGCGCACCAACAGCGAAGTGCCCGGACGGGAGCTGCGCAGCCACTGGCAGGCCGTGCCGGGAGCCATGGAGGAGGCGGAGCGGGGACTGGAGCGGGGCGTGCTGAGCGCCCGCGGCCTGGACCGGGTGCTCCGCGTGGCGTGGACGGTCGCGGATCTGTCCGGGCACGACAGGCCCGACGCCGGGGATGTGGCCCTGGCCCTGCAGTTGCGCACCGGGGTGCCCCGGGGCGTGCCCATGATGATCGGCGCGTCGGCATGA
- a CDS encoding YraN family protein yields the protein MSTRKAQHGARQDTEYGARQGTEQGARRSAQRGALGRYGESLAARRLTESGMTVLERNWRGGRTGEIDIVARDGDALVVCEVKTRRAGLFEHPMAAITPAKAERLRGLAERWVQEHGGAPPGGVRIDLVGILLPDRGAPVVEHVRGVA from the coding sequence ATGAGCACACGCAAGGCACAGCACGGCGCGCGGCAGGACACGGAGTACGGCGCGCGGCAGGGCACCGAGCAAGGCGCACGGCGGAGCGCGCAACGCGGCGCACTCGGCAGGTACGGCGAGTCGCTGGCCGCACGGCGGCTGACCGAGTCCGGGATGACGGTCCTGGAGCGCAACTGGCGCGGCGGCAGGACCGGCGAGATCGACATCGTGGCCCGCGACGGCGACGCGCTGGTCGTGTGCGAGGTCAAGACCCGCCGGGCAGGCCTCTTCGAACACCCGATGGCGGCGATCACACCGGCGAAGGCGGAGCGTCTGCGCGGTCTCGCCGAGCGCTGGGTCCAGGAACACGGAGGCGCTCCGCCCGGGGGCGTCCGTATCGACCTGGTCGGCATCCTCCTGCCGGACCGCGGCGCACCCGTCGTGGAGCATGTGCGGGGGGTGGCGTGA
- a CDS encoding DUF2469 domain-containing protein gives MSAEDLEKYETEMELKLYREYRDVVGLFKYVIETERRFYLTNDYEMQVHSVQGEVFFEVSMADAWVWDMYRPARFVKQVRVLTFKDVNIEELNKSDLELPGG, from the coding sequence ATGAGCGCCGAGGACCTCGAAAAGTACGAGACCGAGATGGAGCTGAAGCTCTACCGGGAGTACCGCGATGTCGTCGGTCTGTTCAAATACGTGATCGAGACCGAGCGGCGCTTCTACCTCACCAACGACTACGAGATGCAGGTGCACTCGGTCCAGGGCGAGGTGTTCTTCGAGGTGTCCATGGCGGACGCCTGGGTGTGGGACATGTACCGGCCTGCTCGCTTCGTGAAGCAGGTGCGCGTACTCACGTTCAAGGACGTGAACATTGAGGAGCTGAACAAGAGCGACCTGGAGCTGCCGGGCGGCTGA
- the lepB gene encoding signal peptidase I — protein sequence MSRTGRTDEGHGRLGSTLSGLAVALGCVLFLGGFAWGAVVYRPYTVPTPSMSPTIVAGDRVLAQRVDGGDIKRGDVVVFKQKSWGDMLMVKRVVAVGGDTVGCCTGGKLTVNGKQIQEPYLPKGQAAEVRTIPTVTVPKDRLFLLGDERSGSLDSTAHLTEAFDGTVARSGVKARVDAVVWPMNGMLERPTGFEALGSLSSPGPLRLVVAAIVGGAVLVLGGAAYGPIANRARRRRSGARMEPAGAR from the coding sequence ATGAGCAGGACCGGTCGTACGGACGAGGGCCACGGACGGCTCGGCAGCACGCTGTCGGGACTGGCCGTGGCCCTCGGCTGTGTGCTCTTCCTCGGCGGGTTCGCCTGGGGAGCGGTCGTCTACCGGCCGTACACGGTGCCGACCCCATCGATGTCGCCCACCATCGTGGCCGGCGACCGGGTCCTTGCCCAGCGGGTCGACGGAGGCGACATCAAGCGTGGTGACGTCGTCGTCTTCAAGCAGAAGAGCTGGGGCGACATGCTCATGGTCAAGCGGGTCGTGGCTGTCGGCGGCGACACGGTCGGCTGCTGCACCGGCGGCAAGCTGACCGTCAACGGCAAGCAGATCCAGGAGCCGTATCTGCCCAAGGGCCAGGCCGCGGAGGTCCGGACGATCCCCACGGTCACGGTCCCCAAGGACCGGCTGTTCCTGCTCGGCGACGAGCGCAGCGGCTCCCTGGACTCCACGGCCCACCTCACCGAGGCCTTCGACGGCACGGTGGCGCGCAGCGGGGTGAAGGCCCGGGTGGACGCCGTGGTGTGGCCCATGAACGGCATGCTGGAGCGCCCTACGGGCTTCGAGGCCCTGGGAAGCCTGTCCTCTCCCGGCCCGCTGCGGCTGGTCGTCGCCGCGATCGTCGGGGGGGCGGTGCTGGTCCTGGGCGGTGCGGCGTACGGCCCGATCGCGAATCGGGCGCGCCGCAGGCGCAGCGGGGCGCGGATGGAGCCCGCCGGTGCCCGCTGA
- the lepB gene encoding signal peptidase I yields MGDLAVGARSGHDGPEDRPERHDGTVPPAVEDAATSASDSGDGDGGGTRESGEQGGQPKKQRSFWKELPLLIGIALILALLIKTFLVQAFSIPSDSMQNTLQQGDRVLVDKLTPWFGSEPERGEVVVFHDPANWLAGEPTATPNPLQRVLGWIGLMPSSNEKDLIKRVIGVAGDTVECKGTGPLKVNGHALNDTFVYAGNTPCSVDDQGGQFKVKVPKGKIWVMGDHRQNSLDSRYHQQDKNHGFVPVDNVIGRAIVIAWPPTRWNTLPIPDAFDQNLSAAAPGALGLAGAVPLVLWRRHRLAGGPTGGNPRVSSDGTAG; encoded by the coding sequence GTGGGGGATTTGGCGGTCGGCGCACGATCCGGACACGATGGCCCCGAAGATCGGCCGGAGCGGCACGACGGGACGGTACCCCCGGCAGTGGAAGACGCCGCGACCTCCGCGAGTGACTCCGGAGACGGAGACGGCGGCGGTACCCGGGAGAGCGGCGAGCAGGGCGGTCAGCCCAAGAAGCAGCGCTCCTTCTGGAAGGAACTCCCGCTCCTCATCGGTATCGCGCTGATCCTGGCGCTGCTGATCAAGACCTTCCTGGTACAGGCGTTCTCGATTCCCTCGGACTCGATGCAGAACACCCTCCAGCAGGGCGACCGTGTCCTCGTCGACAAGCTGACCCCCTGGTTCGGCTCGGAGCCCGAGCGCGGCGAGGTCGTCGTCTTCCACGACCCCGCCAACTGGCTGGCGGGCGAGCCGACGGCCACCCCGAACCCCCTGCAGCGGGTCCTCGGCTGGATCGGCCTGATGCCGTCGTCGAACGAGAAGGACCTCATCAAGCGGGTCATCGGCGTCGCGGGCGACACCGTCGAGTGCAAGGGCACCGGCCCCCTGAAGGTCAACGGTCACGCGCTGAACGACACCTTCGTCTATGCCGGGAACACCCCGTGCAGCGTGGACGACCAGGGCGGTCAGTTCAAGGTGAAGGTACCCAAGGGCAAAATCTGGGTCATGGGTGACCACCGGCAGAACTCCCTGGACTCCCGCTACCACCAGCAGGACAAGAACCACGGCTTCGTGCCCGTGGACAACGTCATCGGCCGCGCCATCGTGATCGCCTGGCCGCCCACCCGCTGGAACACGCTGCCGATTCCGGACGCCTTCGACCAGAACCTCAGCGCGGCAGCCCCCGGCGCCCTCGGGCTCGCGGGAGCGGTGCCGCTGGTCCTGTGGCGCAGGCACCGTCTCGCCGGCGGTCCTACCGGCGGAAACCCGAGGGTTTCTAGCGACGGTACCGCCGGGTAG
- the lepB gene encoding signal peptidase I, with the protein MGNRGKPRGVSSSAAENLLPTGARRASGGAVRPGRAERRKLQRKVKRRRRRSAVKEIPLLVGVAVLIALVLKTFLLQAFVIPSGSMENTIQIGDRVLVDKFTPWFGSKPQRGDVVVFKDPGNWLAGEKTTKKNDPVVVKQVKEGLVAIGLLPSDNDKDLIKRVVAVGGDTVKCCDAQGRVTVNGMPLSEPYIHPGNKPSAFDFSVTVPQGRLWVMGDHRANSADSRYHRTEQYGGTVSEDSVVGRAMVIAWPLGHWTRLKEPDTYASVPGGVTTALGPSHRVASADRYGLIPLPSPAELPLVMGVVGLRRLRRGRRHGVRSGCGGFGGRRTIRTRWPRRSAGAARRDGTPGSGRRRDLRE; encoded by the coding sequence ATGGGTAACCGAGGCAAACCCCGCGGTGTGTCGAGCAGCGCCGCCGAGAACCTGCTGCCCACCGGAGCGCGCCGCGCCTCCGGCGGTGCCGTGCGGCCGGGACGCGCCGAGCGGCGCAAGCTGCAACGCAAGGTCAAGCGGCGCAGAAGGCGCTCGGCGGTCAAGGAGATACCTCTCCTCGTGGGTGTCGCCGTCCTCATAGCCCTGGTCCTGAAGACGTTCCTCCTCCAGGCCTTCGTGATCCCCTCGGGCTCCATGGAGAACACGATCCAGATCGGCGACCGGGTCCTCGTCGACAAGTTCACGCCGTGGTTCGGCTCCAAGCCGCAGCGCGGTGACGTGGTCGTCTTCAAGGACCCCGGGAACTGGCTCGCGGGCGAGAAGACCACCAAGAAGAACGACCCCGTCGTCGTCAAGCAGGTCAAGGAGGGTCTCGTCGCCATCGGCCTGCTGCCCTCCGACAACGACAAGGACCTCATCAAGCGGGTCGTCGCCGTCGGCGGTGACACCGTCAAGTGCTGTGACGCCCAAGGGCGCGTGACCGTCAACGGCATGCCGCTCAGCGAGCCGTACATTCACCCGGGAAACAAACCTTCGGCGTTCGACTTCTCGGTGACCGTGCCGCAGGGGCGTCTGTGGGTCATGGGCGACCACCGGGCCAACTCGGCCGACTCCCGCTACCACCGCACCGAGCAGTACGGCGGTACTGTCTCCGAGGACTCCGTCGTGGGCCGCGCCATGGTCATCGCCTGGCCCCTGGGCCACTGGACGCGCCTGAAGGAACCGGATACGTACGCGTCCGTGCCGGGCGGCGTGACCACCGCTCTCGGCCCGTCGCATAGGGTGGCCTCCGCGGATCGATATGGATTGATCCCCCTCCCGAGCCCTGCGGAACTCCCGCTCGTTATGGGAGTGGTGGGCCTGCGCCGACTACGGCGCGGGCGGCGGCACGGAGTGAGGAGTGGATGTGGGGGATTTGGCGGTCGGCGCACGATCCGGACACGATGGCCCCGAAGATCGGCCGGAGCGGCACGACGGGACGGTACCCCCGGCAGTGGAAGACGCCGCGACCTCCGCGAGTGA
- the lepB gene encoding signal peptidase I produces MDTEAQHTERDRSSSPFESEEISDTQGPEGRSRFALVSRVADWLPGGRITLTLLSCLLFLLALSNFVMQPFQIPSSSMEGALRIGDRVLVNKLAYRFGSKPQRGDVVVFDGTGYFGDADYVKRVVGVGGDHVVCCDREGRLKVNGRPVDESSFLYPGDSPSDVDFDVVVPDGTLFVLGDHRSDSRDSRDHLGSPGGGMIPVGEVVGRADWIVWPAGHGTHLRRPGAYARVPAVDGAHG; encoded by the coding sequence ATGGACACCGAAGCACAGCACACGGAGCGCGACCGCTCCTCCAGCCCTTTCGAATCCGAGGAGATCTCGGACACACAGGGGCCGGAGGGCCGGTCGCGTTTCGCGTTGGTGTCCCGGGTCGCCGACTGGCTCCCGGGCGGGCGGATCACCCTCACCCTGCTGAGCTGCCTGCTGTTTCTCCTGGCGCTCAGCAACTTCGTGATGCAGCCGTTCCAGATCCCCAGCAGTTCCATGGAGGGCGCATTGAGGATTGGGGACCGCGTTCTCGTAAATAAGTTGGCGTACCGTTTCGGTTCGAAGCCGCAGCGCGGTGACGTCGTCGTCTTCGACGGCACCGGCTATTTCGGGGACGCCGACTACGTCAAGCGCGTTGTCGGTGTAGGGGGAGACCATGTGGTCTGCTGCGACAGGGAGGGGAGGCTCAAGGTGAACGGCCGGCCGGTCGACGAGTCGTCGTTTCTGTATCCAGGAGACAGCCCGTCCGATGTCGACTTCGACGTCGTCGTTCCCGACGGCACGCTCTTCGTCCTCGGCGACCACCGCAGCGACTCCCGCGACTCCCGCGACCACCTGGGCTCTCCGGGCGGCGGCATGATCCCCGTCGGTGAAGTCGTCGGCCGGGCCGACTGGATCGTCTGGCCCGCCGGCCACGGGACGCACCTTCGACGCCCCGGCGCCTACGCGCGCGTGCCCGCCGTGGACGGTGCCCATGGGTAA
- the rplS gene encoding 50S ribosomal protein L19 — protein MSHLLDSVDSASLRSDLPAFRPGDTVNVHVRVIEGNRSRVQQFKGVVIRRQGAGVRETFTVRKVSFSVGVERTFPVHTPIVEKIELVTRGDVRRAKLYYLRELRGKAAKIKEKRES, from the coding sequence ATGTCTCACCTGCTCGACTCCGTCGACTCCGCGTCGCTGCGCAGCGACCTCCCGGCCTTCCGCCCGGGTGACACCGTCAACGTCCACGTGCGCGTCATCGAGGGCAACCGCTCCCGTGTGCAGCAGTTCAAGGGCGTAGTCATCCGTCGCCAGGGTGCCGGTGTCCGCGAGACCTTCACGGTCCGCAAGGTCTCGTTCTCCGTCGGCGTCGAGCGCACCTTCCCGGTGCACACCCCGATCGTCGAGAAGATCGAGCTCGTCACCCGCGGTGACGTGCGTCGCGCCAAGCTCTACTACCTGCGTGAGCTGCGCGGCAAGGCCGCGAAGATCAAGGAGAAGCGCGAGAGCTGA
- the trmD gene encoding tRNA (guanosine(37)-N1)-methyltransferase TrmD has translation MRHGTLRVDVVTIFPEYLEPLNVSLVGKARARGQLNVHVHDLREWTYDRHNTVDDTPYGGGPGMVMKTEPWGDALDSVLADGYETDAHGPALIVPTPSGRPFTQELAVELSERPWLVFTPARYEGIDRRVIDEYATRMPVYEVSIGDYVLAGGEAAVLVITEAVARLLPGVLGNAESHRDDSFAPGAMANLLEGPVYTKPPAWRDREIPEVLLSGHHGRIARWRRDEALKRTTANRPDLIERCDPSAFDKKDREMLSILGWFPDPDGVPHGRFWRRPEAMEE, from the coding sequence ATGCGGCACGGCACCCTTCGGGTCGATGTGGTCACGATCTTTCCCGAGTACCTCGAACCCCTGAACGTCTCCCTTGTCGGCAAGGCACGCGCGCGTGGACAGCTGAACGTGCACGTGCATGATCTTCGGGAGTGGACGTACGACCGCCACAACACGGTCGACGACACTCCGTACGGCGGCGGCCCGGGCATGGTCATGAAGACGGAGCCCTGGGGCGACGCCCTGGACTCCGTGCTCGCCGACGGCTACGAGACGGACGCCCACGGCCCCGCTCTGATCGTCCCGACGCCCAGCGGCCGCCCCTTCACCCAGGAACTCGCCGTCGAGCTCTCCGAGCGCCCCTGGCTGGTCTTCACCCCCGCGCGCTACGAGGGCATCGACCGCCGCGTCATCGACGAGTACGCGACCCGGATGCCCGTCTACGAGGTCTCCATCGGCGACTACGTGCTCGCCGGCGGCGAGGCGGCCGTACTCGTGATCACGGAGGCTGTCGCCCGGCTGCTGCCCGGCGTCCTCGGCAACGCCGAGTCGCACCGGGACGACTCCTTCGCACCCGGCGCCATGGCCAACCTCCTGGAGGGGCCCGTCTACACCAAGCCCCCGGCGTGGCGCGACCGGGAGATCCCCGAGGTGCTGCTCAGCGGCCACCACGGCAGGATCGCCCGCTGGCGCCGCGACGAGGCCCTGAAGCGCACGACCGCCAACCGGCCCGACCTCATCGAGCGCTGCGACCCCTCGGCGTTCGACAAGAAGGACCGCGAAATGCTCTCGATCCTGGGCTGGTTCCCGGATCCCGACGGAGTGCCGCACGGCCGATTTTGGCGCAGGCCAGAGGCCATGGAAGAATAG
- the rimM gene encoding ribosome maturation factor RimM (Essential for efficient processing of 16S rRNA), translated as MQLVVARIGRAHGIKGEVTVEVRTDEPELRLGPGAVLATDPASVGPLTIETGRVHSGRLLLRFEGVRDRNGAEALRNTLLIAEVDPDEVPEDPDEYYDHQLMDLDVVTKDGTEVGRITEISHLPSQDLFVVERSDGSEVYIPFVEEIVVEIDLEEQRAVIDPPPGLIDDRAEVDSSDTEAATEADA; from the coding sequence GTGCAGCTGGTAGTCGCACGGATCGGCCGTGCCCACGGCATCAAGGGCGAGGTCACCGTCGAAGTACGTACCGACGAGCCCGAGCTCAGGCTGGGGCCCGGAGCCGTTCTGGCCACGGACCCGGCCTCCGTCGGACCGCTGACCATCGAGACCGGCCGCGTGCACAGCGGCCGCCTCCTGCTGCGTTTCGAGGGCGTACGTGACCGCAACGGCGCCGAGGCGCTGCGCAACACCCTGCTGATCGCCGAGGTCGACCCGGACGAGGTGCCGGAGGACCCCGACGAGTACTACGACCACCAGCTGATGGACCTGGACGTCGTCACGAAGGACGGGACGGAGGTCGGGCGCATCACCGAGATCTCGCACCTGCCCTCGCAGGACCTCTTCGTGGTGGAGCGGTCCGACGGCAGCGAGGTGTACATCCCGTTCGTCGAGGAGATCGTGGTCGAGATCGACCTGGAGGAGCAGCGGGCGGTCATCGACCCGCCGCCGGGCCTGATCGACGACCGGGCCGAAGTGGATTCCTCCGATACCGAGGCCGCCACGGAGGCAGACGCCTGA
- a CDS encoding RNA-binding protein: MLEEALEHLVKGIVDNPDDVQVASRDLRRGRVLEVRVHPDDLGKVIGRNGRTARALRTVVGAIGGRGVRVDLVDVDHVR, translated from the coding sequence ATGCTCGAGGAGGCTCTCGAGCACCTCGTGAAGGGCATCGTCGACAACCCTGACGATGTGCAGGTCGCCTCGCGCGACCTGCGTCGTGGGCGCGTCCTCGAGGTCCGGGTCCACCCCGACGACCTCGGCAAGGTGATCGGCCGCAACGGCCGCACCGCGCGTGCCCTGCGCACCGTCGTGGGCGCCATCGGCGGTCGCGGCGTCCGGGTCGACCTCGTCGACGTGGATCACGTCCGCTGA
- the rpsP gene encoding 30S ribosomal protein S16 — protein MAVKIKLKRLGKIRSPHYRIVVADSRTRRDGRAIEEIGLYHPVQNPSRMEVDAERVAYWLGVGAQPTEPVLAILKKTGDWQKFKGEPAPAPLLVAAPKATRPSFDALGGDDAGKGEAITQKKKAEKKDEAAAESSSSESTEA, from the coding sequence GTGGCAGTCAAGATCAAGCTGAAGCGTCTGGGCAAGATCCGTTCGCCTCACTACCGCATCGTCGTCGCCGACTCCCGTACCCGCCGTGATGGCCGGGCCATCGAGGAGATCGGTCTGTACCACCCGGTGCAGAACCCCTCCCGCATGGAGGTCGACGCCGAGCGCGTCGCCTACTGGCTGGGTGTCGGCGCACAGCCGACCGAGCCCGTCCTCGCGATCCTGAAGAAGACCGGCGACTGGCAGAAGTTCAAGGGCGAGCCCGCCCCGGCTCCGCTGCTCGTGGCCGCGCCGAAGGCCACGCGCCCGTCGTTCGACGCCCTTGGTGGCGACGACGCGGGCAAGGGTGAGGCCATCACCCAGAAGAAGAAGGCTGAGAAGAAGGACGAAGCTGCCGCTGAGTCCTCTTCGTCTGAGTCGACCGAGGCCTGA